Proteins found in one Saccharomyces mikatae IFO 1815 strain IFO1815 genome assembly, chromosome: 3 genomic segment:
- the SRD1 gene encoding Srd1p (similar to Saccharomyces cerevisiae SRD1 (YCR018C)), whose translation MRYNNYDNSGSSYLTKIVKKTDAEKKPLWNRRIGDGKLNDKRKAYNERGKVYISCPFIEVPFFQIRTIDVEDKFEQAEQLRDITKKILKNKTSPLHGIALSKKNTTDSCDSKRSSSGADVNNCRKYRGPAGGTSQSTSITKRCSKKTTSRPKREKRQTILPNGEVKACSKCKDTWTIQWRSGPEQNRELCSPCGLAYGKRLKKENEKKRRAVDETREQNNS comes from the coding sequence ATGCGCTATAATAATTACGATAATTCTGGAAGTTCTTACTTGACGAAGATAGTTAAAAAAACAGATGCTGAGAAAAAACCATTATGGAATAGAAGAATTGGAGACGGTAAGCTAAATGATAAAAGGAAGGCTTATAATGAACGAGGTAAAGTATACATAAGTTGTCCATTTATCGAAGTCcccttttttcaaataagaACCATCGATGTAGAGGATAAATTCGAGCAAGCCGAACAATTAAGAGacattacaaaaaaaattctcaaaaataaaactagCCCTTTACATGGCATTGCtttgtcaaagaaaaacacaACCGATTCCTGCGATTCAAAAAGGAGCTCATCAGGAGCTGATGTAAACAACTGTAGAAAATATCGTGGCCCTGCAGGAGGAACTAGTCAGTCCACCAGCATCACGAAAAGATGCAGTAAAAAGACCACGAGCCGTCctaaaagagaaaagaggcAAACAATTCTTCCAAATGGTGAGGTAAAGGCATGTTCCAAGTGTAAAGACACCTGGACTATTCAATGGAGAAGCGGTCCGGAGCAAAACAGGGAACTTTGTAGTCCATGTGGACTTGCTTATGgaaaaagattgaaaaaggagaacgagaaaaaaagacgaGCAGTAGATGAGACGAGAGAACAAAACAATTCTTAG
- the MAK32 gene encoding Mak32p (similar to Saccharomyces cerevisiae MAK32 (YCR019W); ancestral locus Anc_1.440), translating to MNSTDTKSLVITNGMFIIDDIERGSCNIHYKNIPGGGGTFAILGACIISPSHATSKGLKWIVDRGSDFPEEVTREIESWGTDAKFRDDFDRLTTKGLNYYEGDNDLRKFKFLTPKKQINVDDWVATFGREVIDEIHTFHLLCSGSRCLEIIDDLLRVKSTKSLKPVVIWEPFPDLCDFDHQSDIKSVVQRDDVIIILSPNAEESNRLFGLHDKEPTSLEECLKLAHYFDDFMNENNMCVLRCGSLGSLSISEKVADKRCYEYFPAYHSKTQSKVVDPTGGGNSFLGGFAIAYALTGSLSTASICGNIAASAIIEQTGIPRYDPIERTWNGVTLLERLTFYLSQFCLRYDIGEVYESLSQ from the coding sequence atgaactCGACAGACACGAAAAGCCTAGTCATCACTAACGGCATGTTTATCATCGATGATATCGAACGCGGTAGTTGTAATATTCACTATAAAAACATCCCAGGAGGCGGTGGAACCTTTGCCATTTTGGGTGCATGTATTATATCGCCAAGCCATGCGACTTCCAAAGGTTTGAAATGGATAGTGGACAGAGGCTCTGACTTTCCAGAGGAGGTTACAAGGGAGATAGAGTCTTGGGGAACCGATGCGAAATTTCGAgatgattttgatagattAACTACCAAGGGGTTAAATTATTATGAGGGAGATAATGATTTAAGAAAGTTCAAGTTTTTGACTCCAAAGAAGCAGATTAACGTTGATGATTGGGTTGCCACATTTGGACGGGAAGTCATCGATGAAATCCATACCTTTCATCTTTTATGTTCTGGATCTAGATGCCTGGAGATAATTGACGATTTGCTACGGGtaaaaagtacaaaaagTTTAAAACCAGTCGTAATTTGGGAACCCTTCCCAGACCTTTGCGACTTTGACCATCAGAGTGATATTAAAAGTGTAGTGCAGAGAGACGAtgttataataatattatctCCAAATGCCGAAGAATCAAATCGCTTATTTGGCCTGCATGACAAAGAACCGACTAGTTTGGAAGAATGTCTCAAATTAGCACattatttcgatgacttcatgaatgaaaataatatgtGTGTTCTAAGATGTGGCTCCCTCGGAAGTTTATCAATAAGCGAAAAGGTTGCAGATAAGCGATGCTATGAGTATTTTCCAGCGTACCATTCCAAAACTCAATCGAAAGTAGTAGACCCCACTGGTGGGGGAAACTCATTTCTTGGTGGTTTTGCAATTGCTTACGCTTTAACGGGAAGCTTAAGTACTGCCAGCATATGTGGCAACATTGCGGCAAGCGCAATCATTGAGCAAACTGGGATACCAAGGTATGATCCCATCGAGAGAACTTGGAATGGGGTCACTTTGTTGGAAAGACTTACATTTTACCTTTCGCAGTTTTGCCTTCGATACGATATTGGTGAAGTTTACGAAAGTCTATCACAATGA
- the RBP95 gene encoding RNA-binding ribosome assembly factor RBP95 (similar to Saccharomyces cerevisiae YCR016W; ancestral locus Anc_1.431) — MPENHIPAWKRIALKNQTSKSEDNISKQTQSNIIDDDPLNITTHLSTGNLTKKEKKRIINGEKKSTKKEKRVSKPGTKKKEKLSKEEKDSKKNRILKDQLRYLIDFFKTKSESKFPAPILELESVKENYGNSLTKDESVDSGVVEVWKFSKQKQNWLIKHFFNLDEIPSIYNDLLLLYFKDLQGKSKDELISKCQDKLKQWNDYAEDQEAKIKALIEGENASEPVNYEETEKGKNESGAVEKVPKELLMPNKELVQRSLKLLEIWNNEDSRPILELKNFSVDV, encoded by the coding sequence ATGCCAGAAAATCACATTCCTGCTTGGAAAAGAATTGCTTTAAAAAATCAGACTTCGAAAAGCGAAGACAATATTAGTAAGCAAACTCAATCCAACATAATAGATGATGATCCATTGAACATTACAACACATCTATCCACTGGTAACTTAACgaaaaaggagaaaaaaagaatcattaatggtgaaaaaaagtctactaagaaagaaaaacgtGTGTCGAAACCAGGCAccaagaagaaggaaaaattatctaaagaggaaaaggattcaaagaaaaatagaatTCTTAAAGATCAACTACGTTACCTCatagattttttcaaaacaaagTCAGAAAGTAAGTTTCCAGCTCCCATTTTAGAATTGGAGAgtgtaaaagaaaattatggTAACTCATTGACTAAAGATGAGTCGGTAGATTCTGGTGTTGTTGaagtttggaaattttCCAAGCAAAAGCAGAATTGGCTTATTAAACATTTCTTCAACCTGGATGAAATTCCATCAATATATAATGACCTTTTGCTTttatatttcaaagatttgCAAGGTAAATCAAAGGATGAACTAATATCAAAATGTCAAGATAAACTGAAACAATGGAATGATTACGCGGAAGATCAAGaagcaaaaataaaagcgTTAATTGAAGGCGAAAATGCTAGTGAACCAGTTAATTATGAAGAGACGgaaaaaggtaaaaatgAGAGTGGTGCTGTAGAAAAGGTGCCCAAAGAGCTACTAATGCCGAACAAAGAACTTGTTCAAAGAAGCCTAAAATTACTAGAAATTTGGAACAATGAGGACTCGAGGCCGATTTTGGAACTAAAAAACTTTTCCGTTGATGTTTAA
- the PET18 gene encoding Pet18p (similar to Saccharomyces cerevisiae PET18 (YCR020C); ancestral locus Anc_1.439), whose amino-acid sequence MSSTTDKLLQKYDTLVKKTTEHKFAKELCSGTLNDRTLYIYLTQDLLFFETSLRLICKTTSLAPTSHALITLAKKIGFFANDENSYFHDCLELLAPSLTEEERVKFNNKAIPGVDAYLEFINDLRKDSSITWASLITTLWVAEELYWGWARDTPRAPDLHWKYQKWIDLHDGEHFQTWCEFLKAEVDKFPIEEVESIFVKASQFEHEFFDSCCNI is encoded by the coding sequence ATGAGTTCCACTACTGATAAGCTATTACAAAAGTACGATACCCTTGTTAAGAAAACTACCGAGCATAAGTTTGCTAAAGAGCTATGCTCTGGTACTTTAAATGATCGTACTTTGTACATCTATTTAACACAAgatcttttattttttgaaaccaGCTTAAGGTTAATATGTAAGACAACTTCTTTAGCACCAACTTCCCATGCCTTGATTACCTTGGCCAAAAAGATTGGATTTTTTGCTAATGACGAGAACTCATACTTTCATGACTGCCTAGAATTATTGGCACCATCCCTTACCGAAGAGGAAAGAGTTAAGTTCAATAATAAGGCAATTCCCGGTGTTGATGCTTACCTTGAGTTCATAAATGATCTCAGAAAAGATAGCTCAATTACATGGGCTTCCTTGATAACCACTTTGTGGGTTGCTGAAGAACTTTATTGGGGGTGGGCTCGTGATACCCCCAGAGCCCCAGACTTGCACTGGAAGTACCAAAAATGGATTGATTTACATGACGGGGAACATTTCCAAACCTGGtgtgaatttttgaaggcTGAAGTTGACAAGTTCCCAATTGAAGAAGTCGAGAGCATATTTGTAAAGGCTTCACAATTTGAGCACGAGTTTTTCGATTCCTGTTGTAACATTTAA
- the MAK31 gene encoding Mak31p (similar to Saccharomyces cerevisiae MAK31 (YCR020C-A); ancestral locus Anc_1.438): protein MNILKLSDFIGNTLIVSLTEDRILVGSLVAVDAQMNLLLDHVEERMGSSSRMMGLVSVPRRSLQSIMINKPVLQQLTANKVEFMASIV, encoded by the coding sequence ATGAACATTTTAAAGCTATCAGATTTTATTGGAAATACTCTGATAGTCTCTCTTACAGAAGATCGTATTCTAGTTGGAAGCTTAGTTGCGGTGGATGCCCAAATGAATTTACTGTTAGATCATGTTGAGGAACGTATGGGCTCCAGTAGTCGAATGATGGGTTTAGTCAGCGTTCCGAGACGTTCGTTACAATCTATAATGATTAATAAGCCTGTGTTACAGCAGCTTACCGCGAATAAGGTTGAATTCATGGCTTCTATTGTTTAG
- the PGK1 gene encoding phosphoglycerate kinase (similar to Saccharomyces cerevisiae PGK1 (YCR012W); ancestral locus Anc_1.428), translated as MSLSSKLSVQDLDLKDKRVFIRVDFNVPLDGKKITSNQRIVAALPTIKYVLEHHPRYIVLASHLGRPNGERNDKYSLAPVAKELQSLLGKDVTFLNDCVGPEVESAVKASAPGSVILLENLRYHIEEEGSRKVDGQKVKASKEDVQKFRHELSSLADVYINDAFGTAHRAHSSMVGFDLPQRAAGFLLEKELKYFGKALENPTRPFLAILGGAKVADKIQLIDNLLDKVDSIIIGGGMAFTFKKVLENTEIGDSIFDKAGAEIVPKLMEKAKAKGVEVVLPVDFIIADAFSADANTKIVTDKEGIPAGWQGLDNGPESRKLFAATVAKAKTIVWNGPPGVFEFEKFAAGTKALLDEVVKSSTAGNTVIIGGGDTATVAKKYGVTDKISHVSTGGGASLELLEGKELPGVAFLSEKK; from the coding sequence atGTCTTTATCCTCAAAGTTGTCTGTCCAAGATTTGGACTTGAAGGACAAGCGTGTCTTCATCAGAGTTGATTTCAACGTCCCATTGGACGGTAAGAAGATCACTTCTAACCAAAGAATTGTTGCTGCTTTGCCAACCATCAAGTACGTTTTGGAACACCACCCAAGATACATTGTTTTGGCTTCTCATTTGGGTAGACCAAACGGTGAAAGAAACGACAAATACTCTTTGGCTCCAGTTGCTAAGGAATTACAATCCTTGTTGGGTAAGGATGTCACCTTCTTGAACGACTGTGTCGGTCCAGAAGTTGAATCCGCTGTTAAGGCTTCCGCCCCAGGTTCCGTTATCTTGTTGGAAAACTTGCGTTACcacattgaagaagaaggttcCAGAAAGGTTGACGGTCAAAAGGTCAAGGCTTCTAAGGAAGACGTTCAAAAGTTCAGACATGAATTGAGCTCTTTGGCTGACGTTTACATTAACGATGCCTTCGGTACTGCACACAGAGCTCACTCTTCTATGGTCGGTTTCGACTTGCCACAACGTGCTGCTGGTTTCTTGTTGGAAAAGGAATTGAAGTACTTCGGTAAGGCTTTGGAAAACCCAACTAGACCATTCTTGGCCATCTTAGGTGGTGCCAAGGTTGCTGACAAGATTCAATTGATTGACAACTTGTTGGACAAGGTCGACTCTATCATCATTGGTGGTGGTATGGCTTTCACCTTCAAGAAGGTTTTGGAAAACACTGAAATCGGTGACTCCATCTTCGACAAGGCTGGTGCTGAAATTGTTCCAAAGTTGATGGAAAAGGCCAAGGCCAAGGGTGTCGAAGTTGTCTTACCAGTCGACTTCATCATTGCTGATGCTTTCTCTGCTGATGCCAACACCAAGATTGTCACTGACAAGGAAGGTATCCCAGCTGGCTGGCAAGGGTTGGACAATGGTCCAGAATCTAGAAAGTTGTTTGCTGCTACTGTTGCAAAGGCTAAGACCATTGTCTGGAACGGTCCACCAGGTGTTTTCGAATTCGAAAAGTTCGCTGCTGGTACCAAGGCTTTGTTAGACGAAGTCGTCAAGAGCTCTACTGCTGGTAACACCGTCATCATTGGTGGTGGTGACACTGCCACTGTCGCTAAGAAGTACGGTGTCACTGACAAGATTTCCCATGTTTCTACCGGTGGTGGTGCTTCTTTGGAATTATTGGAAGGTAAGGAATTGCCAGGTGTTGCTTTCTTatctgaaaagaaataa
- the CWH43 gene encoding Cwh43p (similar to Saccharomyces cerevisiae CWH43 (YCR017C); ancestral locus Anc_1.434), which translates to MLTINGKIIPISHTICAFSAFFAALVTGYSLHFHKIVTNAHYTYPDEWFPSVSATIGDRYPERSIFQILIALTAFPRFLLLLGHYYLNQSKVCLLIGVLRTVSCGGWVYITSTDDHDIHDIFMITYIVLTLPWDIMITRYSSPLISKNKGLTATIFFATLFPMIYWYIQHSVQQRAGAYSIYAYFEWSLILLDIAFDAFAYADFKKIDIVLAFNEKPSNTSFFQIKDSSGITHGEKKSTKLQEIQTEKKVEGEKIIVSNATGPYFKFDSFFYLLTNLFNGFLFWSNVTSLLCSIWHFPLWYMGISGYEAAILGYLGPIFLYLPLVSEAFTQYGVLLGGIIAIGAYIVQMPELRLISVALGTSITVATFVQNLRFITNVETSISFALTWLLGLVASVVLKMRFYTNNPTWVILDEHNGGYNKTALILTVLFGMLSPYVNFVNFEGKRNTQGRSLSSVAKLFLAVGFGSLLFGIHQLLTDSSTTIYWAWEGYNISHGPLSWPWSALTCTVMLFASVSSVKFAGKPFIPCFLLIISTAVLSIRSVTQWPKYIFGGLLYAIAMLWLVPSYFSTLCQVQSIWVYVISFSVYIIFVLAHVWVVAYAFVPMGWVLREKIETVLAVSSAFIILGALICRNQNVQPVTMGKKFFTYFSFFAVALLALTISFVYDIRPTGIPQPYHPDSQLITAGIWTIHFGLDNDMWASEDRMINLIEDMELDVIGLLETDTQRITMGNRDITSKLAHDLNMYADFGPGPNKHTWGCVLLSKFPIVNSTHHLLPSPVGELAPAIHATLQTYNDTLVDVFVFHSGQEEDEEDRRLQSNYMAKLMGNSTRPAILLSYLVVDPGEGNYNTYVSETSKMHDIDPSDDDRWCEYILYKGLRRTGYARVARGTITDTELQVGKFQVLNEEALAEHSDSIYEYDHVDEAESEDMKFPDKFLGEGERGHFYHVFDEPRYYP; encoded by the coding sequence ATGCTGACCATCAATGGGAAGATCATCCCCATAAGTCACACCATTTGCGCATTCTCCGCCTTTTTTGCTGCTTTGGTCACTGGTTATTCACTACATTTTCATAAAATCGTTACTAATGCTCATTATACATATCCCGATGAGTGGTTTCCTAGTGTGTCAGCCACTATCGGGGATCGTTATCCAGAACGttctatttttcaaatcttgatAGCTTTAACTGCTTTTCCGAGATTTCTATTGTTACTAGGTCACTACTACCTGAATCAATCTAAGGTGTGCCTTCTTATTGGGGTACTCCGTACAGTCTCTTGCGGTGGTTGGGTATACATTACAAGTACAGACGACCACGATATACACGATATATTTATGATCACTTACATTGTTTTAACGTTACCATGGGATATAATGATTACCCGCTATTCGAGTCCTTTAATTTCGAAGAACAAAGGGTTGACTGCaacaatattttttgcaaCGCTGTTCCCAATGATTTACTGGTACATTCAGCATTCTGTTCAGCAAAGAGCGGGCGCTTATTCTATCTATGCGTATTTTGAATGGTCTTTGATTCTTCTAGATATTGCTTTTGACGCATTTGCGTATGCTGATTTCAAGAAGATAGATATTGTTCTCgctttcaatgaaaaacCTTCTAATACAAGCTTTTTTCAGATAAAGGACTCTAGTGGTATTACGCATGGCGAGAAGAAAAGTACAAAGTTGCAAGAAATacaaactgaaaaaaaagttgaaggggaaaaaataattgtCTCAAATGCGACAGGCCCATATTTCAAGTTtgactcttttttttatctattGACAAACCTTTTTaatggttttcttttttggtcGAATGTCACCTCCCTATTATGTAGCATTTGGCATTTCCCACTTTGGTATATGGGAATTTCAGGTTATGAAGCTGCAATTCTGGGTTATTTGGGGCCTATTTTCTTATATTTACCCCTTGTCTCTGAAGCCTTCACTCAATATGGTGTACTTTTGGGAGGCATTATTGCCATTGGAGCCTATATTGTTCAAATGCCAGAACTAAGGTTGATTTCTGTAGCTCTAGGAACTTCCATTACCGTTGCAACCTTTGTACAAAATTTGAGATTTATTACCAATGTGGAGACCAGCATTTCTTTTGCTCTTACTTGGTTATTAGGCCTTGTCGCGTCTGtggttttgaaaatgaggTTCTACACTAACAACCCAACTTGGGTTATCTTGGATGAGCATAATGGTGGCTACAATAAGACTGCTCTTATCCTTACTGTTTTATTTGGTATGTTGTCGCCTTACGTTAATTTCGTCAATTTTGAAGGGAAGAGAAATACTCAAGGACGGTCACTTTCTTCAGTAGCCAAACTATTCTTAGCTGTCGGATTTGGTTCATTGTTATTTGGTATTCACCAACTGTTGACAGATTCCTCTACTACTATTTATTGGGCATGGGAAGGTTACAATATATCACATGGTCCCCTATCGTGGCCATGGAGTGCATTAACGTGTACTGTCATGTTATTTGCTTCTGTGAGCTCTGTCAAATTTGCAGGTAAGCCATTCATTCCCTGTTTTTTACTAATCATATCCACTGCTGTTCTTTCAATTAGGAGCGTTACCCAATGGCCAAAATATATTTTTGGGGGTTTATTGTACGCAATCGCTATGCTTTGGTTAGTTccttcatatttttctacATTATGTCAAGTTCAAAGCATATGGGTTTATGTCATTTCATTCTCCGTTTACATTATCTTTGTCTTAGCTCATGTTTGGGTCGTTGCATATGCATTTGTTCCAATGGGTTGGGTGCTGAGGGAAAAGATTGAGACTGTTCTTGCCGTTTCCTCAGCATTTATCATTCTCGGTGCCTTGATCTGCAGAAATCAGAACGTACAACCGGTGACTATGggcaaaaaatttttcacctacttttccttttttgctGTCGCTCTATTAGCATTAACCATCAGCTTTGTGTACGACATTAGACCCACCGGGATTCCTCAGCCTTACCATCCGGATTCACAGTTAATCACAGCTGGTATTTGGACAATTCATTTTGGTCTCGACAATGATATGTGGGCATCTGAAGACAGAATGATCAACCTAATTGAAGATATGGAGCTGGACGTTATAGGTTTATTAGAGACAGATACACAAAGAATAACCATGGGCAATAGAGATATAACTAGCAAACTAGCGCATGATTTGAATATGTACGCAGATTTTGGGCCAGGTCCCAACAAACATACGTGGGGTTGCGTTCTTCTTTCTAAATTCCCTATTGTAAACTCTACGCACCATTTATTACCTTCTCCAGTGGGAGAACTTGCGCCAGCCATCCATGCCACACTTCAAACATATAATGACACACTAGTTGATGTCTTTGTTTTCCATAGTGGACAGGAAGAGGACGAGGAGGATAGAAGGTTGCAGAGTAACTATATGGCTAAACTCATGGGTAATTCGACACGCCCTGCTATTCTATTAAGCTATCTAGTTGTTGATCCAGGTGAGGGTAACTACAACACGTACGTTAGtgaaacttcaaaaatgcATGACATCGACCCTTCTGACGATGATAGATGGTGCGAATATATTCTGTATAAAGGGTTGAGGAGAACAGGATATGCTAGGGTTGCAAGAGGAACAATAACTGATACTGAGCTACAAGTCGGCAAATTCCAAGTTTTGAATGAGGAAGCGTTAGCAGAACACTCAGATTCCATTTATGAGTATGATCATGTTGATGAAGCTGAAAGTGAAGATATGAAATTTCCCGATAAGTTTTTGGGCGAAGGTGAGAGAGGACATTTCTATCATGTTTTCGATGAGCCACGCTACTATCCATAA
- the POL4 gene encoding DNA-directed DNA polymerase IV (similar to Saccharomyces cerevisiae POL4 (YCR014C); ancestral locus Anc_1.429) gives MSLNGRSFIFLPNPRTSSNKFLQDILKKKGATIVSSFEDRLQFNSKKVIILIDDSFVDSQMHLTQRDIFKREAGLNDIDDFLTKIEESNIQCLKISYITKWVESEKFTIEKDYLIKMRPSIITISDDTDDGQSYNDKDSEVSTDVEGKGNNGSKSEERLETPQTSVHSLKLDERTTSLVTNKTMYKNNELIITALKKLTKKCEIKGERFRARSYKLAKQSLENCDFDVRSGEEAHIKLKNIGPSIAKKIQVILDTGGLPGLNDSMGLEDKLKYFKNCYGIGPEIAKRWNLLNFESFYIAAKKNPEEFISDWSVLFGWSYYDDWVHKMSRNECFAHLKKVQNTLREIDPECKVELQGSYNRGYSKCGDIDLLFFKPFCNDTTELAKIMETLCVKLYKEGYIHCFLQLTPTLEKLFANKIVERFRTARIVGYGERKRWYSSEIIKKFFMGVKLPAKYLKKLEDMKNDEGTFLIEEEEETKLKQIDQYMSLNSSDGNYCRRLDFFCCKWDELGAGRIHYTGSKEFNRWIRILAAQKGFKLTQHGLFRNNTLLEGFDERKIFDLLNLDYVEPKYRNNIPWAGRTG, from the coding sequence ATGTCTCTAAATGGTagaagttttatttttttacccAACCCTCGCACTTCATCCAATAAGTTCTTACAGGatatattgaagaaaaaaggtgCCACAATCGTATCAAGTTTTGAAGATCGCCTTCAAttcaattcaaagaaagtgaTCATTTTGATTGATGattcttttgttgattCTCAAATGCATTTGACCCAAAGagatatttttaaaagGGAAGCAGGCTTAAATGATATCGATGACTTTCTTACCAAGATTGAAGAATCAAACATTCAATGTCTTAAGATTAGCTACATCACAAAATGGGTTgagagtgaaaaatttacaatTGAGAAAGATTATTTGATTAAAATGAGACCATCCATCATTACCATATCGGATGACACTGACGATGGACAAAGTTATAACGATAAAGATAGTGAGGTATCCACTGATGTAGAAGGTAAGGGAAATAATGGCAGCAAAAGTGAAGAGAGATTAGAGACCCCACAGACTAGTGTACATTCCTTAAAATTAGATGAACGAACAACATCACTTGTGACTAATAAAACAATGTATAAGAATAATGAACTAATTATTACAGcgttgaagaaattaacaAAGAAATGTGAGATCAAAGGTGAAAGATTTCGTGCAAGAAGTTACAAGCTCGCTAAACAGTCACTAGAAAACTGCGATTTTGACGTTCGTTCTGGTGAAGAAGCACATAttaaattgaaaaatattggGCCTAGCATTGCTAAGAAAATACAAGTTATATTAGATACGGGGGGACTACCAGGTCTAAATGATTCGATGGGATTAGAAGATAAGTTAaaatacttcaaaaattgctATGGGATTGGGCCAGAAATTGCTAAACGTTggaatcttttgaatttcgAAAGTTTCTATATTGCAGCCAAGAAAAATCCAGAGGAGTTTATATCAGATTGGTCAGTTTTATTTGGTTGGTCATATTACGACGATTGGGTACATAAGATGTCCCGAAATGAATGTTTCGCACATTTAAAAAAGGTTCAAAATACGCTACGTGAAATTGACCCTGAATGCAAGGTTGAATTACAGGGAAGTTATAATAGGGGCTATTCTAAGTGTGGTGACATTgatcttttattttttaagCCATTTTGTAACGATACGACCGAATTGGCAAAAATTATGGAAACGCTTTGTGTCAAGTTGTACAAGGAAGGTTAtattcattgttttttacAGCTAACACCAACCTTGGAAAAATTGTTTGCAAATAAAATAGTGGAAAGGTTTCGAACAGCCAGGATTGTTGGATATGGggaaagaaagagatgGTATTCTTCTGAGAtaatcaagaaatttttcatgGGAGTTAAGTTGCCTGCAAAATATTTAAAAAAGCTGGAGGATatgaaaaatgatgaaggcACTTTTTTGATcgaagaggaggaagaaactAAATTAAAACAGATTGACCAATATATGTCTTTAAATTCCAGCGATGGAAATTACTGTAGAAGGCTAGACTTCTTTTGCTGCAAGTGGGATGAGCTTGGAGCAGGAAGAATACATTATACAGGGTCCAAAGAATTTAACAGGTGGATACGGATATTAGCAGCGCAAAAAGGCTTTAAGCTTACACAGCACGGCTTGTTTCGAAATAACACCCTTCTTGAAGGCTTTGATGAACGTAAGATATTTGACCTATTGAACTTAGACTATGTTGAGCCTAAATACAGGAATAATATCCCTTGGGCGGGGAGAACAGGTTAA
- the CTO1 gene encoding Cto1p (similar to Saccharomyces cerevisiae YCR015C; ancestral locus Anc_1.430), with the protein MRNIIISDFDETITRDDTIDVIAKLPYLLHPDLKPEWRYFIKTYMEGCREYKYNGTRSLPLLSPSLPKIISQCNFGEIFKDEIKYQNHNRIIELNSVNEITKQEIFKSITLEQMKKFARDQNHGNCLLRNGFNRFCSSVIKNFEDDFYILSINWSREFIYEIIGNSRLNRDHIFCNGLKKFTGKFPPTYNGEFDCGLLTGSDKVKKLDEILAKSDTDSNKEDETHCYWYIGDSETDLLPILHPSTNGILLLDPQENPSKFLKIAEKTIGISSDMISDFQIDESLAWLEFCEKEGGKSAYLVKSWDSIGDLIMQKTVGTSMKF; encoded by the coding sequence ATGagaaacattattatttcagattttgatgaaacaatTACAAGAGATGATACCATCGACGTTATTGCTAAATTGCCGTATCTTTTACACCCAGATTTGAAACCTGAGTGGCGTTACTTTATCAAAACTTATATGGAGGGATGCCGGGAATACAAATATAATGGAACAAGATCATTACCATTGTTATCTCCGAGTCTACCTAAAATTATTTCGCAATGTAATTTTGGTGAGATATTtaaagatgaaattaaaTACCAAAACCATAACAGGATTATAGAGTTAAATAGTGTAAATGAAATCACAAAACAAGAGATATTTAAATCAATCACCTTAgaacaaatgaaaaagtttgCTAGAGATCAAAACCACGGTAATTGCTTGTTAAGAAATGGTTTCAATCGGTTTTGTTCTTCGgtcatcaaaaattttgaagacgATTTTTACATTTTATCTATTAATTGGTCAAGAGAATTCATCTATGAAATCATTGGTAACAGTAGACTCAACCGCGATCATATCTTTTGTAACGGTCTAAAGAAATTCACTGGTAAATTTCCTCCGACTTATAATGGTGAGTTTGACTGCGGATTATTGACAGGCTCTGATAAAGTTAAGAAACTGGATGAAATATTAGCTAAAAGCGACACGGATAGTAATAAAGAAGACGAAACTCATTGCTATTGGTATATAGGGGATAGTGAGACAGACTTGTTACCCATATTACACCCATCTACTAACGGTATATTGCTTTTAGACCCGCAAGAAAATCCTTCcaagttcttgaaaatagCTGAGAAAACAATTGGTATCTCAAGTGACATGATATCtgattttcaaattgatgAGAGTCTAGCTTGGTTAGAGTTTTGTGAAAAGGAAGGCGGTAAGTCTGCCTATCTTGTGAAATCTTGGGATTCTATAGGTGATTTAATCATGCAGAAAACAGTAGGTACATCAATGAAATTCTAA